The proteins below are encoded in one region of Kineosporia corallincola:
- a CDS encoding cysteine hydrolase family protein, with amino-acid sequence MALEVTDWTPSGDLKPVGGVVLVVVDIQGGGLNSPVENDANLMPGRAERNPKAVDLVNSFREKRVPVIFIQEVHKPSLVDIGRELDGSEGPHCIEGEQRTRLHPGLEPRPEEYLIQKRRYSAFFGTELDLLLRGYQARTVILIGGMTDVCIHYTAVDAHQLDYHFRTVTDLVVGSGEELHEAALRAMKYLQRDSLVTSQSVYEWLETVPAVEEVPA; translated from the coding sequence ATGGCACTAGAAGTGACCGACTGGACGCCGTCGGGCGACCTGAAACCGGTCGGCGGCGTCGTGCTCGTCGTCGTCGACATCCAGGGCGGCGGGCTGAACAGCCCGGTCGAGAACGACGCGAACCTGATGCCCGGCCGGGCCGAGCGCAACCCGAAGGCCGTCGACCTGGTGAACTCCTTCCGCGAGAAGCGGGTTCCGGTGATCTTCATCCAGGAGGTGCACAAGCCCTCGCTGGTCGACATCGGCCGCGAGCTGGACGGCAGCGAGGGCCCGCACTGCATCGAGGGCGAGCAGCGCACCCGGCTGCACCCGGGCCTGGAGCCGCGCCCGGAGGAGTACCTGATCCAGAAGCGGCGCTACAGCGCGTTCTTCGGCACCGAGCTGGACCTGCTGCTGCGCGGCTACCAGGCGCGGACGGTGATCCTGATCGGCGGGATGACCGACGTCTGCATCCACTACACCGCCGTCGACGCGCACCAGCTCGACTACCACTTCCGCACGGTCACCGACCTGGTCGTCGGGTCGGGCGAGGAGCTGCACGAGGCCGCCCTGCGTGCGATGAAGTACCTCCAGCGCGACTCGCTGGTGACCTCGCAGTCGGTGTACGAGTGGCTGGAAACCGTTCCGGCCGTGGAGGAAGTGCCCGCATGA
- a CDS encoding ABC transporter permease, whose product MVRFTLSRLGSLVLVLFSLSVLIFVVSRFGGGDPVHAYVGANASPDAMAAARVRLGLDQPVLVQYWDYLTRLVQGDFGLSVSTKRPVSDELAARVPATLELMIATVVLAVLIGLALARAYALRGRAGAVIRFVLFSAASAPSFLIATAGMLIFFAQFGWLPVSGRTSYGASSGLSGMFVLDGLLTGNIPYAFDALKHLVLPAVAASLGPGVALARVLADGLSTSLSSGYARTARSLGETEPQLLRRHGLRNAAGPALSLLGVQIGMMLSSLVVVEEIFSWNGLGQYLVKAIGAADTNSVATISLLLGAVYVVVNTLVDLGLALLDPRVRLS is encoded by the coding sequence ATGGTGCGTTTCACCCTCTCCCGGCTGGGATCGCTCGTGCTGGTGCTGTTCTCGCTGTCCGTGCTGATCTTCGTGGTCAGCCGGTTCGGCGGCGGCGACCCGGTGCACGCCTACGTCGGTGCCAACGCCTCGCCCGACGCGATGGCCGCGGCCCGGGTGCGCCTGGGCCTGGACCAGCCGGTGCTGGTGCAGTACTGGGACTACCTGACCCGGCTGGTGCAGGGCGACTTCGGGCTGAGCGTGAGCACGAAGCGCCCGGTCTCGGACGAGCTGGCGGCCCGGGTGCCGGCCACCCTGGAACTGATGATCGCCACCGTCGTGCTCGCGGTGCTGATCGGCCTGGCGCTGGCCCGGGCCTACGCGCTGCGCGGGCGGGCCGGGGCGGTGATCCGGTTCGTGCTGTTCAGCGCGGCCAGCGCGCCGTCGTTCCTGATCGCGACCGCCGGGATGCTGATCTTCTTCGCCCAGTTCGGCTGGCTGCCGGTCTCCGGGCGCACCTCCTACGGCGCCAGCAGCGGCCTGAGCGGGATGTTCGTGCTCGACGGCCTGCTGACCGGCAACATCCCCTACGCCTTCGACGCCCTCAAGCACCTGGTGCTGCCCGCGGTCGCCGCCAGCCTGGGCCCGGGCGTGGCCCTGGCCCGGGTGCTCGCCGACGGCCTGTCCACCAGCCTCTCCTCCGGATATGCCCGCACCGCGAGGTCTCTGGGCGAGACCGAACCGCAGCTGCTGCGCCGGCACGGGCTGCGCAACGCCGCCGGCCCGGCCCTGAGCCTGCTCGGCGTGCAGATCGGGATGATGCTCTCCAGCCTGGTCGTGGTGGAGGAGATCTTCTCCTGGAACGGCCTGGGCCAGTACCTGGTCAAGGCGATCGGCGCGGCCGACACCAACTCCGTGGCCACCATCAGCCTGCTGCTCGGCGCCGTCTACGTGGTCGTCAACACGCTCGTCGACCTGGGCCTGGCCCTGCTCGACCCGCGCGTGCGCCTCTCCTGA
- a CDS encoding cysteine hydrolase family protein, translating into MNISGKTALVVVDFQGGDLSDPMSTYVTEQVAKARLMVDECRRQGVPVVWIQEVHKPHLVDIGRELDGSEGPHCIEGNPATELASGLEPLPEEFHIRKRRYSSFFATELDIVLKAYDVDSLVLIGGFTDICILYTSVDAHQRDFFVNVVTDVVSGSSVRAHDDALKMIHYLQRDSLVTSDEVMTWLAELTPVTVP; encoded by the coding sequence ATGAACATCTCCGGCAAGACCGCGCTCGTCGTCGTCGACTTCCAGGGCGGTGACCTGTCCGACCCGATGTCCACCTACGTCACCGAGCAGGTGGCCAAGGCCCGCCTGATGGTGGACGAGTGCCGTCGTCAGGGCGTCCCGGTGGTCTGGATCCAGGAGGTGCACAAGCCGCACCTGGTCGACATCGGCCGCGAGCTGGACGGTTCCGAGGGCCCGCACTGCATCGAGGGAAACCCGGCCACCGAGCTGGCCAGCGGTCTGGAGCCGCTGCCCGAGGAGTTCCACATCCGCAAGCGGCGCTACTCCTCGTTCTTCGCCACCGAGCTCGACATCGTGCTGAAGGCCTACGACGTGGACAGTCTCGTGCTGATCGGCGGGTTCACCGACATCTGCATCCTGTACACCTCGGTGGACGCGCACCAGCGGGACTTCTTCGTCAATGTGGTCACCGACGTGGTCTCGGGCTCCAGCGTGCGGGCCCACGACGACGCGCTCAAGATGATCCACTACCTTCAGCGCGACTCCCTGGTGACCTCGGACGAGGTGATGACCTGGCTGGCGGAGCTCACCCCGGTCACGGTGCCGTAA